In Paenibacillus protaetiae, the genomic stretch GTCGGCCATCGACCGGCTCATGCAAATGGAATAAAGCAATCCCGGAGGTGAACCAGTATGGCCGCATTCGAAAGCTTATCAAGCAGACTGCAAAATGTATTTGGCAAGCTGAGAGGCAAAGGGAAAGTTTCGGAAGACGACGTCAACGAAGCGATGCGCGAAGTAAGGCTTGCGTTGCTTGAAGCGGACGTAAACTTCAAGGTCGTCAAAGACTTTATCGCTAAAGTGAAAGAACGCGCCATCGGTCAGGAAGTGATGAAAAGCTTCACCCCCGGCATGGTAATTATCGACATTGTCAATAAAGAACTGACGGAACTGATGGGCGGAACGCAAAGCAAGCTGGCGAAAGCGAACAAGCCGCCGACGGTCATTATGATGGCCGGCCTGCAAGGCGCCGGTAAAACGACGACGTCCGGCAAGCTGGCGAAGCTGCTGCAAAAAGCGAACCATAAGCCGCTGCTTGTTGCGTGCGACATTTACCGTCCGGCAGCGATCAAGCAGCTGGAAGTACTTGGATCGCAAATCAATGTACCGGTATTTACGCTTGGCGATCAAGTGTCGCCTGTAGAAATTGCGCGCCAAAGCTTGCAGCATGCGAAGGACAACCATTACGATTATGTCATCATCGATACGGCCGGACGGCTACATATCGATGAAGCGCTTATGGAAGAGTTGAAGCAAATCCATGAGTCGGTTAAACCGGATGAGGTGCTGCTGATCGTCGACTCCATGACGGGCCAGGATGCGGTTAATGTCGCCAAAAGCTTCCACGAACAGCTGGAACTGACCGGCGTCATTCTGACGAAGCTGGATGGCGATACGCGCGGCGGCGCAGCTTTGTCGGTCAAAGCGGTAACAGGCCAGCCGATCAAATTCGCCGCGATGGGCGAAAAGATCGATTCGCTCGAACCGTTCCATCCGGACCGGATGGCATCCCGTATTCTCGGCATGGGCGACATGCTTTCCCTGATTGAGAAAGCGCAGGCGGGCATTGATGCCGAGAAAGCGGCTGAGATGGAACGCAAAATGCGCAATGCGGAATTTACGTTCGACGATTTCCTGGATCAGATGGAACAGGTTCGCAAGATGGGACCGCTGGACCAGCTGCTTGAAATGATGCCGGGGATGAACAAAGTGAAAGGCCTTAAAGACATGAAAGTGGACGATAAGCAGATCGGAAGAGTGGAAGCGATCGTCCGTTCCATGACCAAGGAAGAGAAACAAAAGCCGGAACTGCTGAACCACAGCAGACGGAAGCGTATTGCAGCCGGCAGCGGCACTACCATTGCCGAAGTGAACCGCTTGATCAAGCAGTTTGACGATATGCGCAAAATGATGAAGCAGTTTACAAGCATGATGGGACCAAAAGGGCCAAAAGGCGGCAAAAAAATGCTGAAAGGCCTGCTTGGCAAAAATATGAAGTTCCCGTTCGGCTAATACCCGCGGGAACAGCAGCGTTGATTAGTTGAAGGAGGTGAATCTCTTGGCAGTACGTATTCGTCTGAAACGCATGGGCGCTCATAAAGCTCCTTTCTACCGCGTAGTCGTATCCGATTCCCGTTCGCCGCGTGACGGCCGCTTTATCGAAGAAATCGGCACTTACAACCCGGTTGCACAACCGGCTCAAGTAACGATTGATGAAGAAAAAGCGCTGAAATGGCTGCAAACTGGTGCGCAAGCTTCTGATACCGTTCGCGACCTGCTTTCCAAAGCTGGCGTTATGAAAAAATTCCATGAGCTGAAACAACAGAAATAACTGTTGATCACGGAGGGCCTTTAGAATGGAAGATCTGATTCTTATCATAGCTAAGGCTTTAGTGGATTATCCGGAGGATGTACGGGTGGATGTGAAGGAGGATGAACGGAGCGTTGTTTATTCGCTGTCCGTTCATCCTGGCGATATTGGCAAAGTAATCGGCAAGCAGGGGCGTATTGCGAAAGCGATGCGCACCGTTGTAGCTTCCGCAGCTGCCAAATCGCAGAAACGCGTCATCGTTGATATCATATCGTAACATTCGTGCGCCGGAAGGGCCGGGATCTGATCCTGGCCCTTTTTCATCATTTGTATACATATTGAATCGTAAGCAGCGAACTTGCCATGCATAGCGGCAAGGCGTTTATAAATAGATTTTACTGGTACAATAGCTAAAGAGGTGGCTTATGAGCGAGAAACAGTTGTTTACGGTTGGCAAAGTGGCCAATACGCACGGTATACGCGGCGAGCTGAAAATTGTGCCGCAAACGGATTTTGCGGAGGAACGCTTCGCGAAAGGAAGCAAGCTGATTTTGCAAAAGGAGGACGGTACGGAACAGGTGCCGGTTGAAGTCCTTGCTTCGCGGCTGCAAAAAAACGTATACGTCATTAAACTGAAGGACTACGACAACATTAACGATGTCGAGAAATATAAGGGCTGGCTGCTGAAGATTGCCGGAGAAGACCGTGCGCCGCTTGAAGAAGGCGAATATTATTACAGCGACATCGTGGGCTGCCGGGTTGTGACCGTTCAAGGCGAGGAGCTTGGCGTCATTTCCGAAATTTTAAGCCCTGGCGCGAATGACGTATGGGTTGTTGATCAAGCGGGGCATCGATCCAAGCAAATATTGCTGCCGGTTATTGACGAAGTGATCTTGGATGTGAACATCGCAGAAAAGCTCATTAAGGTCGAGTTGATGGAAGGGCTGATCTAACGCGATGAAAATTGATGTGTTAACGCTGTTTCCGGAAATGTTCGACGGCGTGTTCAACGCAAGCATCCTCGGAAAAGCGAAAGAGAAGGGCATTGTAGACCTGCATGCTATTGATTTCCGGCCTTACGCCAACAATAAGCATAATACGGTTGACGATTACCCGTATGGCGGCGGCGGCGGGATGGTATTGAAGCCGGAGCCGATTTTTGCTGCGGTCGAGGATTTAATGAAGGATACGGCTGTCAAGCCGCGCGTCATTCTCATGTGCCCGCAAGGGGAGACGTTTACCCAGAAAAAAGCTGAGGAGCTGTCTAAATCCGATCATCTCGTCTTTATTTGCGGTCATTATGAAGGCTATGATGAACGAATCCGGGAACATCTCGTAACGGACGAGCTGTCCATTGGCGATTATGTGCTGACCGGCGGCGAGCTGCCGGCCATGACCGTCATCGACAGCGTCGTCCGGCTGCTGCCTGGCGTGCTTGGCAACGAATCGTCTGCAGTAACTGACTCCTTCAGCACCGGGCTGCTGGAGTATCCACACTATACTCGTCCTCCCGCATTTCGCGGCTGGGAAGTGCCTGAAGTGCTTTTATCCGGCCATCATGCCCGGATCGAGGCATGGCGCAGAGAGCAGTCGCTGCTGCGCACGCTGCGCCGCAGGCCGGATTTGCTGGAATCGGTCGACCTGTCGCCGAAAGAACGGGAATGGATCAAAAAGCAGCTTGAAACAGAATAACGCTCATTTTTTAGGCAAAATCATTGTTTTTTCGCGCTATCTGTGATAGAATCGTAAATGTTGTTTTGTATAGTCGGACGGTCCGCTAATGGCAATGAACCCGTTCACAGGAACGTGGCGAGCCCTTAAGAACGTCTGTTGTGGAAGGAGTGACCCGATATGAATTTGGTACAAGCGATTACGCAAGAACAGCTCCGCAGCGATATTCCTAACTTCCGCCCAGGCGACACGCTGAAGGTTTACGTTAAGGTTATCGAGGGTTCGCGCGAGCGTATCCAGCTTTTCGAAGGCGTTGTAATTAAACGCCGCGGCGGCGGTATCAGCGAAACGTTTACAGTACGCAAAATTTCCTACGGTGTGGGTGTGGAAAGAACTTTCCCGATCCATTCGCCTAAAATCGATAAAATCGAAGTGGCTCGCCGTGGTAAAGTACGTCGTGCGAAACTGTACTACCTTCGCAACCTGCGCGGTAAAGCTGCAAGAATTAAAGAAATCCGCTAAGTTGAAACGACTAAAGGAGCTTGTTCACGCAAGCTCCTTTTGTTATTTAGCCCGGCTGCACTTGAACCGCCCTTGTGAATCCGATATGCTATTAGTAATTATGTTCCGATAAACTTTACTTATAGAAAGAAGGCAAATCGATGGACTCACAGCAGCTACATACGGATTCGTCCGATAATCCCCAAAGCAAAAGGGCGGAAAAGCATACAAAGAAATCGTGGATTGGATTAAGGCGCTTGCCATTGCCGTGCTGTTGGTCTTTGTGATCCGCACATTTTTGTTCTCTCCTTTTATTGTGGATGGTCCTTCGATGCAACCCAATTTTTATACAGGAGAACGTCTCATCGTTAACAAAATTTTGTACAAGGTCAGAAATCCTCATCCGGGCGAAGTCGTCGTATTCCATGTGCCTGAGCAGGGCCGGGATTTCATTAAACGCGTAATTGCGGTTGGCGGGGATACAATACGGGTTG encodes the following:
- the trmD gene encoding tRNA (guanosine(37)-N1)-methyltransferase TrmD, producing the protein MKIDVLTLFPEMFDGVFNASILGKAKEKGIVDLHAIDFRPYANNKHNTVDDYPYGGGGGMVLKPEPIFAAVEDLMKDTAVKPRVILMCPQGETFTQKKAEELSKSDHLVFICGHYEGYDERIREHLVTDELSIGDYVLTGGELPAMTVIDSVVRLLPGVLGNESSAVTDSFSTGLLEYPHYTRPPAFRGWEVPEVLLSGHHARIEAWRREQSLLRTLRRRPDLLESVDLSPKEREWIKKQLETE
- the rimM gene encoding ribosome maturation factor RimM (Essential for efficient processing of 16S rRNA) translates to MSEKQLFTVGKVANTHGIRGELKIVPQTDFAEERFAKGSKLILQKEDGTEQVPVEVLASRLQKNVYVIKLKDYDNINDVEKYKGWLLKIAGEDRAPLEEGEYYYSDIVGCRVVTVQGEELGVISEILSPGANDVWVVDQAGHRSKQILLPVIDEVILDVNIAEKLIKVELMEGLI
- the rpsP gene encoding 30S ribosomal protein S16, translated to MAVRIRLKRMGAHKAPFYRVVVSDSRSPRDGRFIEEIGTYNPVAQPAQVTIDEEKALKWLQTGAQASDTVRDLLSKAGVMKKFHELKQQK
- the ffh gene encoding signal recognition particle protein is translated as MAAFESLSSRLQNVFGKLRGKGKVSEDDVNEAMREVRLALLEADVNFKVVKDFIAKVKERAIGQEVMKSFTPGMVIIDIVNKELTELMGGTQSKLAKANKPPTVIMMAGLQGAGKTTTSGKLAKLLQKANHKPLLVACDIYRPAAIKQLEVLGSQINVPVFTLGDQVSPVEIARQSLQHAKDNHYDYVIIDTAGRLHIDEALMEELKQIHESVKPDEVLLIVDSMTGQDAVNVAKSFHEQLELTGVILTKLDGDTRGGAALSVKAVTGQPIKFAAMGEKIDSLEPFHPDRMASRILGMGDMLSLIEKAQAGIDAEKAAEMERKMRNAEFTFDDFLDQMEQVRKMGPLDQLLEMMPGMNKVKGLKDMKVDDKQIGRVEAIVRSMTKEEKQKPELLNHSRRKRIAAGSGTTIAEVNRLIKQFDDMRKMMKQFTSMMGPKGPKGGKKMLKGLLGKNMKFPFG
- the rplS gene encoding 50S ribosomal protein L19, giving the protein MNLVQAITQEQLRSDIPNFRPGDTLKVYVKVIEGSRERIQLFEGVVIKRRGGGISETFTVRKISYGVGVERTFPIHSPKIDKIEVARRGKVRRAKLYYLRNLRGKAARIKEIR
- a CDS encoding KH domain-containing protein, whose product is MEDLILIIAKALVDYPEDVRVDVKEDERSVVYSLSVHPGDIGKVIGKQGRIAKAMRTVVASAAAKSQKRVIVDIIS